Within the Xiphophorus couchianus chromosome 17, X_couchianus-1.0, whole genome shotgun sequence genome, the region AgcttttcagtttcagattcACTTCTCAGATGAGACGTGCAAGAAGTAGACCATAATGAGTCGACGTAAGTAAAGCAAGTAAcattcaaaaaaacaatttcgAACCCAGAGAAAGCAGGAAAACTTTCTGCTTTCTCTGAGTATATAACATTAATATATAATGTTATATATTAACATTATACAATAATGTTAATATAACTAACATTATATTAATCTTATTTGcagaaatgattgaaaaaccATATTGTGGTTTGCCAAAGGAACACCATGTGGAGATTTGGCACTGCCAGGTTCAGCTCCTGCTCCTGGTCTATTTACAGCATGTCTTCCCTTCTCTCACGTCTAAATATCAATCAATAAGCACAATGGCTGCCACAAAAAAAAGTGTACTGCTTTACTTtcctagttgttttttttattctctggtTTGTTTCAAAGCCTAATGAGGGTTCTGTCAATTCACAACTGTTGCAAATGCAACTGGCTGAGTTTCTCATGAATGTGTCTTAGATGTTCGGTTGAAGAGAACTCTGTGTAAAGTTCAGAACTTGAGATCTTGCTTTGTGGCCTGGCCTTTAATCAAAGTTCTTCACAACTTCCACTCTGAAATCCCTCACTTTTCTGATCCTGTTTCTTCGCTACATTCTATATTAAACTTTTGTGGCCTTCACAGAACGTAGATTATTTTATATACcaagattttatatatatatatatatatatatatatatatatatatatatatatatgtagtggcattatttactaattagatAACTTTTGGAGGCACTTGGTGGcgccagatttttatttatgggtatCAGAGTCAAGGCAATGGAATGCAATCCAAACCCTGCTTCTCATATTCTTGTTTGTAAAAAACATCCCTATCTCATTTGACTTCCACTGTTGGTCTTTCTCGTAAAATCCTCAAATAAATGTGccgaagtttgtggttttaatgtggaTTTAATGGGGAAAAGTTCAAATAGTTCAAATGACTAGTTTTTGCAAAGTGATGGTTTGCCAAGCAAGAATCGGAGGAATGAAAGTTTTCCACAGAAAAGGAGAATGTTATGCAAGTAGAGTACCAGAGAACTGAGACCAATTAGATCCAGGTGTCGGATCTCAGCGTAATGATGTGCTGAAAATCCACCCACGAAAACAGACAAAGGTTTTATTCCACCGTACTTTCattacttattgttttttaaagtaattctCCCTCTTTTTCAAAAACTCTTCCAGAGACTTAGCAAGttagaacagaaataaagggTCAATGGTCAGAATCATGATTTAGAAGACTCACACATATGGGATCAATTGGACTTGCTTAAAAACCCGATagtgaatatttttacttgtcaaaaacaaaagagacgGGAAGCAGAAATGTTTGCCTCCAGTTTTCTGCAAGTCTGCTTTTGCCGTTTTTATGTCCTTTCTTCGTCAGAATTTCCGAAGCCTGACTCGCAGGCTGCGGATTAATTTATTCATGTTGAGGAGCAGCGTCTGGGCTGCCAAAgatgattttcacatttttccataaAGCTTCGTCTCCATGTCGAAACGTTTCCCATAAACAGCCCCACAAACTTGGTTTTTGCTTCCAAACAGAACTAATGGCAGTTTGTGAAGGGGCGAACTCGCAGGTAGACAGAAACTGTTTTCGAAAACTTCTAGGCgaaagtttcttttaaactatTCAATATCTATTGCAACACCTAAGCTCAATTGTTTGAGCGAAGTGTTTTTTGATGATGGTTCCCCCTTACATTCCCACTGATCACGCCCTGACTCCCGTTCGTTGAGCCTCCCATCTTcccctcctctttctccttctgtctctccATCAATACCCGTCACTCCTCCCcctctccttctttctctctgatTTTCTCCAGAGACTTTCAATTTTTGAACACCACATTGTTCTTTCCTCCCGGCCctctgctcaaaaaaaaaaagagaagcacaGGTAAGCTTGCATGGATTTGAGATTTCCTCTTTGAATATTccattttattcctgttttccGGATGGGAGTGCTGGGGCTGCAGGGCACAGGCTGCAACAGAGTAggcagaaaacatttctgcatgCCTGGAAGATGACTCCTAAAAGTTTAGtgattttgcattttgacaGCTCAGTGTgaaattaacatgtttttatgtttgcacaATGCCTTTGTTTGACTTTGAAGAGTAATTCCTCATTCTTGGATCCAAAATCTTTCTGCATTTCCACTGGGTCTGGAAATAATCAGTCTAGAAATACCTTATCCGCAAACCTGATTTTGTACATCTGTCATGTAATCAAAcactatttttgttgttgactgCCTTTAACGTTGAGCTCCAGTAAAGTTTTCAGAGCAGTAAAGAAAAGTTACTGATTTGCAGTTTGTTAATTTCTGGAACATTCtggatttgtttggttttatttaggcTTTAGATgcaattactttattttaaatagtgttAAATAGGACTAAGACTCCCTCATCTGCTTTATACGGAGTCATATgtcaaaatacattgaagtggGTGTGGCCACTGTGTATGTTGTGCAGGCTTCACAACTTTTTTCATCAGCTACAAAGTGTTTACGTCTTTATTTTCCCACTGTTTTTAACTTTCATTATGAATACATGAGttctaaaaaacaaattcactttttttattttaaaagaaagcataTTTTGCTTGCTTACCTTCCTTCTGCAGATGTTTCTCAAATTAGAACATGGAAAAAGTGTCTCAAAAATTGAATTATGGTGAAATATGGATGAAATATGTTActttgttagttttaattagcTAAAAGctcatgaaaacccaaaataaagttttgtttttacattagaATATCACATAATGCTAATAAGATTGTAAAACCTTCCTAAAATGATGGTctatgattttttgttttgttttgttttgtttgccaaAAGGTGatttagacaaagaaaaaaaaatgtaaaaaataaattaaattaaaaaaatcacttttgaaataaatgaccGAGATCATTACTTTAGGAAGGcgatcatgtaaaaaaaaaacaggtttttttttaccaaaaaattaTCCTGGAAACTAATACTATATAATGTACAGCATATGCATCAATCCTTGGCCAGTGCTCTTTTTGCATGAATTAGTGCACCAGCAATTACTGCAGTATGGCATGGAGGCGATCAGCCTGTGACTCTGCTGAAGTTTTAATAGCTGCTTTCATCTCATCTCCATTGTTGGGTCTGGTGTGTctcttcttcctcttgacaGTTGCAACAGTTCCTCATCTTAAACCAGTCTGTGTGTAGTGGCTCTTGAAACACAGACTCTGTCTGCAGGCTTGCATAATCTCTTGAGCAATCCTTCCAATCTTTTATTCTGCTGCACTCAACTTTCTACTAAAAcccttcttcttcatctttaaCAATAATCTTCTGCGACTTAACCTCCCTGTGGAGGGTGTAAGTGACTGTCTGTTGAGCAACTACTTTGAGTAGGCCACTGCCCATGTCATAAAACcgtttcaactttatttttaattaattgacaAATGCTTGGAATATGTAACTGGGTAATGATTATTAGTATCATACACCAAACTGAATGCCGATTTTtcctgaaaatatttgttaattcATATTCATCTGTAGAAGAGAGGTTTCAGTGAATGTTATTTATCTTTcacctttcttgtttttaactaATGTAAccttattgtgttttttatttttgccagcttctcttttttcttttcctgtccACAGAAGCCATGTTTCCTCTCCATGTCACCCTCTTGGTATTACTGGCCAACATCGCCCGGTGCCAGTATTACGACTACGACTACCAGCCTTTTTCGATGCTTGGGCCGTCAGGGCCAAACTGCAACAAAGAATGTGATTGCCCAATCAATTTCCCAAGTGCAATGTATTGCGATAGCCGCAAGCTAAAGTTTGTCCCTGTGGTTCCCACTGGGATCAAGTACCTGTACCTCCAGAACAACTTGATTGAAGAGATCAAGGCAGGAGTTTTTGATAATGTCACTGACACCCTGCGCTGGCTGGTGCTCGACAACAATCAGATCACCAACGCCAAGATAGAGAAAGGCACAATTGACAAACTGACGGCCCTGGAGAAGCTATTCTTCAGCTTCAACGAGATCACAGAGGCAGTCATTCCTCCCTCAAAGTCCCTCGAAGAGCTGAAGATGACGAACAACAAGTTGTCCAAGTTTCCGTCTGGACTCTTGAATGACAAGGAGAATTTGACCTCCGTCAGCCTTCAGCACAATGAGCTAACCTCTGAAGGCATCGCAGACGCATTCAAAGGCCCGAAGAAGCTGCTGTCGTTAGACTTGAGCCACAACAAGTTGAAGAAGCTGCCAGCCGGAGTCCCGAGTTCGATGGAAATTCTCTATGCTGATTATAATGAGATTGATAAAATCGGAGCAGGGTATCTGAAGAAGCTGCCCACCCTGCGGTACCTGAGGGTCTCCCACAATAAGCTGCAGGACGCTGGGATTCCTGCTGGGGTGTTCAATGTGACTTCGCTGTTGGAGCTGGATCTGTCGTTCAACAAACTTCAGTCGATCCCTGAGATCAACgagcagctggagcagctctACCTTCAGGCCAATGAGATTAGCAGTAAGTTTATGCTCTGCATATGAAGCCATTTTGGCGCAGAATGATGAAACATCTTCATGAACTTCATTTTAGATGTTAGTCGATTAGTCTAATCTCTAGCAGAGCCTGTCTGAATGTGAGCTGCCATCTTACAATGGATTATTTAGTCATTTGGACATAGGAATATTATTTTCCTgcaaagagtaaaataaaaacaccttttgaGGTCTCCCCACAAGATAAAAGGGTTTTGTGTCTGTTGGTTATTAGGATAGTCATGTTAGCATTTGAGTAAAGTGGATATGTTGGATCAGGAAACAGACAGGAAACAAAGTTACACTTACTTGACTTGACAGAACGGATCGGTGTTGGTCATTTTGATCTTTTGCCATATCATACTTCTGCAATATCAGTTGTTTCATAACCAACTTTTTCACatatgaaaacaatattttgttccAACTATCCATCAATCAGAACACATCATTGCAATTACCTGcaagaaaatggaaatgtggGATCAGCATGACGTCACTCAgagttattttggtttgatcatGAGTCATAATCTTTCATATTTCCAGGAGTAAACTGTCCCGAGTAATGATCAAAATCATAATCGACAGAAATAGGAAGCAatataaaacattcataaagtgGTTATTCTGTATGGGAGACAAGAATTCATCAAAATATTTACCTCCCAAGAGAAATAAACACATATATTGTGATTAAGATCATGGATACAAATATGTTGATTACAGGTAAGAAATGTAGGTATGTTGGAACAAAATTTATCTACTTATGTACCAAATAGTAGTCCAAATCGACAAAGGGGTGAATTAACCCAAAGTCAAAAAGGAAATCTCAACAAAACAAGAACGTGTAGGGGTTTCTTTTACATGGGGAATTATAATTTATCTGATAATCTTAAGATGGTTGaatatttaaaggaaatattcaaatataCAGATACAGTCAGTCTATCTTTCATAcctaatatttcaataaaatcattcaaatcACATCACAGAGCTTACAGTAGGTTGACAATGATAAGAATCATAACATTATTTAAAGGACTTAGTGGAAGGCAAGattcaaatgtaatatttgggAGGATTCCAACGTTCATCACCTGTTTTCGGTTACCCACAGAGTTCGATCTGGCGAGTTTCTGCAAGTTCACAGGACCGCTGAACTATTCACGTCTCAAACATCTGCGTCTGGACGCCAACAACGTCACGCACACCGACATGCCCCCCGAGTCCGCAAACTGCCTGCGTCAAGCTTCGGACATCATGTTTGAATGAGGACCCCCGACCGGTCCAAGAGTCCACCATCTGCTGCCATGACGTCAACCCAAAGCCTTCATGGATCAAGATCCCTCATACGTCTGTGCACTTATTGCaagcatttagcaaatatgaaATATT harbors:
- the lum gene encoding lumican, with translation MFPLHVTLLVLLANIARCQYYDYDYQPFSMLGPSGPNCNKECDCPINFPSAMYCDSRKLKFVPVVPTGIKYLYLQNNLIEEIKAGVFDNVTDTLRWLVLDNNQITNAKIEKGTIDKLTALEKLFFSFNEITEAVIPPSKSLEELKMTNNKLSKFPSGLLNDKENLTSVSLQHNELTSEGIADAFKGPKKLLSLDLSHNKLKKLPAGVPSSMEILYADYNEIDKIGAGYLKKLPTLRYLRVSHNKLQDAGIPAGVFNVTSLLELDLSFNKLQSIPEINEQLEQLYLQANEISKFDLASFCKFTGPLNYSRLKHLRLDANNVTHTDMPPESANCLRQASDIMFE